A genomic region of Solanum dulcamara chromosome 2, daSolDulc1.2, whole genome shotgun sequence contains the following coding sequences:
- the LOC129880128 gene encoding putative late blight resistance protein homolog R1B-16: MSSSYEYLSTGKNYDLSRLEKLGNEWGLGIKYKIDVSYINLKFVDMFLSLQSFTTVCYDVTQQVQALFRYAEAEFKRINHPSDVYKFYNLEEKILETKLELRGKYSFPEASLPLSSNVATPEFIKRFIDTVVRNLSDLSEICTPYFRSPLVPRSSGKQMEEVVKQLKLLRNFVYFISDRCTDPQSQHTFFTHVLVVSGHAAMISWLNLPDHWKEEDLASAKMNASFSDLQMRIQPSQPCIRKIYVDVLQALKSGCHPNNQAEHVADYKYGFVETLVHHLEELPITFKDQMPMLSDLRVSLINLPRNALKDLDTAIIDAGLLIYSLYDSVEEKEDIAVGDLNQVPVLHFSGDIQSNQALIYLITRKSFHFKLPKIDGLGSFDIILDHLKELLSRNSDVLSSIRSQLRIIQQQLEHLQKQHVGFGSFAMQMIAKAYEMEHLAVRSKDIPEWCLLRWTGDIIEEITLLIREVAEIHENKLSDLVLHNTTDVASAHTSEFARTTSIREEMVGFQEVMDTLRWKLIRGSSHLDVISIVGMPGLGKTFLANKLFFDQLVVSHFDVRAQCCVSQVYTRKDLLLTILRGIKKDTIISDKLPENELADRLRKLLLVQRYLILIDDVWETAAWDDLYPCFCDANNGSRIILTTRLGDVASDAKLVSDPHFLRLLTPEESWMLLKDKVFNTRSCPPVLEDVGRKIAQKCGGLPLSVVLVAGILEGREKEKHCWEQVAINLGSHIQSKSEDLINLSYQDLPFHLKPCFLYFGVFLEDEEIQVSKLTWLWTAEGLVKTHKEKLSEDIAECYLKNLIGRNLVMVSKKSSDGKTKACRIHDLLLDFCKKKAKVENFLQCIKGDNDNMCPPSISYQKINIPRRLCLHSQGNNLAEWSSICSDVQSFHLMKGRQIGLSSIGYASHTFNSFKFLWVLNLEFTVIDSFPEALTCLRYVAVKVAEDSSLSFSDNLCNLETLIVKGLGGRVTLPDTLWKMVKLRHLHIYNRVVFNINNALRKMDGLRTLSSAWFSCVEDTNRVFAKIPNLQKLRCEVLTCNLSFPAFNNLTKLDMLKFSWGGEGPWATEPNLPPNLKKLTLSNGLLYSLGHVATLSRLVVLKLLNVSIKREVWEVTDEQFPRLKFLKLQNPSFFEWNVSDDAFPCLQHLVLRRWRHLEEIPSRFADMPTLKSIEVMACKKSLVESAKDIRETQVEEMQNCGFKLFIQK; the protein is encoded by the exons ATGTCTTCTTCATATGAGTATTTGTCCACAGGGAAAAATTATGACCTTTCTCGTTTGGAAAAGCTTGGTAATGAATGGGGTTTAGGTATAAAGTATAAAATTGATGTCAGCTATATCAATCTTAAATTCGTAGATATGTTTCTCAGCTTGCAGAGTTTCACAACTGTATGCTACGATGTTACACAACAAGTCCAAGCTCTTTTTCGTTATGCTGAAGCTGAATTCAAAAGAATCAACCATCCCAGCGATGTATATAAGTTTTATAACTTGGAAGAAAAGATTTTGGAGACTAAGTTGGAATTGAGAGGTAAATACTCCTTTCCCGAAGCATCATTACCACTTTCCTCCAACGTTGCTACTCCTGAATTTATAAAGAGATTCATTGATACTGTTGTAAGAAATCTCAGTGATTTATCAGAGATTTGTACTCCTTACTTTAGATCTCCTTTAGTTCCTCGCTCCAGCGGGAAACAAATGGAAGAGGTTGTAAAACAGTTGAAGTTGTTGAGAAATTTTGTCTACTTTATTTCGGACAGATGCACTGATCCTCAAAGCCAACATACGTTCTTCACTCATGTTTTAGTTGTGTCTGGTCATGCAGCAATGATTTCCTGGTTGAATTTGCCAGACCATTGGAAAGAAGAAGACTTGGCTTCAGCTAAAATGAATGCTTCATTTTCTGACCTTCAAATGAGGATTCAGCCCAGTCAACCATGTATCCGTAAGATCTATGTTGATGTCCTGCAAGCTCTTAAATCAGGATGCCATCCAAATAACCAAGCTGAGCATGTTGCTGATTATAAATATGGCTTTGTGGAGACTCTCGTACACCATTTGGAAGAGCTACCTATTACTTTCAAGGATCAAATGCCAATGCTCAGCGATTTGAGAGTCAGTCTCATCAATTTACCAAGAAATGCCCTTAAAGATCTTGATACAGCAATTATTGATGCAGGGCTTCTAATTTACTCGTTGTATGACAGCGTGGAGGAGAAGGAAGACATAGCTGTTGGGGATTTAAACCAAGTGCCAGTCCTTCACTTCTCAGGTGATATTCAGAGTAATCAAGCACTGATCTACCTCATCACACGGAAGTCATTTCACTTCAAATTACCTAAGATTGATGGGCTGGGATCTTTTGATATCATTTTAGACCACCTGAAGGAGTTGCTAAGCCGCAACTCAGACGTACTTTCTTCTATAAGGAGCCAGCTTCGGATAATTCAGCAGCAACTGGAGCACTTACAGAAGCAGCATGTTGGATTTGGATCTTTTGCGATGCAGATGATTGCTAAAGCATATGAGATGGAACATTTGGCTGTTAGGAGCAAAGACATTCCTGAGTGGTGTCTTCTTCGCTGGACCGGGGACATCATAGAGGAGATTACACTACTCATAAGGGAAGTAGCGGAGATTCATGAAAACAAACTCTCTGACTTGGTATTGCATAATACCACAGATGTTGCCAGTGCTCATACTTCAGAATTTGCTAGGACTACAAGCATAAGAGAAGAGATGGTTGGATTTCAGGAGGTGATGGACACTCTAAGATGGAAGCTAATCAGAGGATCATCACACTTGGATGTCATCTCAATCGTAGGCATGCCTGGATTGGGTAAGACATTTCTAGCTAACAAACTATTTTTTGATCAGTTAGTCGTTTCTCATTTTGATGTCCGTGCACAATGTTGTGTATCTCAAGTTTATACACGCAAGGACTTGTTACTAACCATTCTTCGTGGTATTAAGAAGGATACAATTATAAGTGATAAACTACCAGAGAATGAATTAGCAGATAGGTTGCGCAAACTTCTATTGGTTCAGAGGTACCTTATCCTCATTGATGATGTCTGGGAAACTGCTGCATGGGATGACCTATACCCTTGCTTCTGTGATGCCAATAATGGAAGTAGAATTATCCTGACAACTCGGCTTGGTGATGTTGCCTCCGATGCAAAACTCGTCAGTGATCCTCATTTTCTTCGATTGCTTACACCGGAAGAAAGTTGGATGTTATTGAAGGATAAGGTGTTCAATACAAGAAGTTGCCCCCCTGTCTTAGAAGATGTTGGCCGAAAGATAGCACAAAAGTGTGGAGGGCTACCTCTTTCAGTTGTCCTAGTAGCAGGTATTCTCGAAGGAAGGGAGAAGGAGAAACATTGTTGGGAACAGGTTGCAATAAATTTAGGTTCACATATCCAGTCTAAGTCAGAGGATTTAATAAATCTTAGTTACCAAGATTTACCATTTCATTTGAAACCCtgttttttgtattttggagtATTTCTAGAGGATGAAGAGATACAGGTTTCAAAGTTGACATGGTTGTGGACAGCAGAAGGTTTGGTAAAAACTCATAAAGAGAAGCTTTCCGAGGATATAGCAGAGTGTTACTTAAAGAACCTTATTGGAAGAAACCTCGTGATGGTTTCCAAGAAGAGTTCTGATGGTAAGACTAAGGCATGTCGCATTCATGACTTGTTGCTTGATTTTTGTAAGAAGAAAGCCAAGGTGGAGAACTTTCTACAATGCATAAAAGG GGACAATGATAATATGTGTCCTCCTTCTATTTCCTATCAGAAGATTAACATTCCACGACGCTTATGCCTTCACTCTCAAGGTAATAATCTTGCAGAATGGAGTTCGATTTGTTCAGATGTACAATCTTTCCACTTGATGAAGGGAAGGCAAATTGGATTATCTTCAATAGGCTATGCATCTCACACTTTTAACAGTTTCAAGTTCCTCTGGGTGTTAAATTTGGAATTCACTGTAATTGATTCTTTCCCAGAAGCGTTAACCTGCTTGAGATATGTTGCTGTTAAGGTTGCTGAAGATTCTTCATTGTCATTCTCGGACAATCTTTGTAACCTTGAAACTTTAATAGTTAAAGGACTTGGAGGACGTGTAACTTTACCAGATACCCTCTGGAAGATGGTCAAGTTGCGCCATTTACACATATACAACCGCGTTGTTTTCAATATAAACAATGCTCTGCGAAAAATGGATGGCTTGAGAACTCTTTCCTCAGCATGGTTTTCTTGTGTGGAGGACACGAACAGGGTCTTCGCAAAGATACCAAATCTTCAAAAACTGAGATGTGAAGTTTTGACATGTAATTTATCTTTCCCTGCATTTAACAATCTTACTAAGCTTGATATGCTCAAGTTTTCTTGGGGTGGTGAAGGGCCCTGGGCCACCGAGCCGAACTTGCCACCAAATCTCAAGAAATTAACACTATCCAATGGTCTCCTATATAGTTTGGGTCATGTCGCAACCCTCTCCAGGCTTGTGGTACTCAAACTGCTAAACGTTTCCATTAAAAGAGAAGTATGGGAAGTGACTGATGAGCAGTTCCCTCGCCTCAAATTCTTGAAACTACAAAATCCTTCTTTTTTTGAATGGAATGTTTCAGATGATGCTTTTCCATGCCTTCAGCACTTGGTGTTAAGAAGATGGCGACATCTAGAGGAGATCCCTTCTCGCTTTGCAGACATGCCAACTCTAAAATCTATTGAGGTGATGGCATGCAAAAAATCACTTGTTGAATCAGCCAAGGATATCCGGGAAACACAAGTTGAAGAAATGCAAAATTGTGGTTTCAAGCTCTTTATCCAGAAGTAG